The following are from one region of the Microbacterium sp. cx-55 genome:
- the modA gene encoding molybdate ABC transporter substrate-binding protein produces the protein MRRRAALAALLATTAFLAAGCAGSTAPAASTAASDELTGSLTISAAASLGTAFDEIAAAFEAQHPGVDVRPISYDGSSTLANQIIEGAPVDVFASADEKNMAKVVDAGLAADPTLFASNTLVIVVPAGNPAGISSLADLAAPGATVVLCAPEVPCGAASQTLLANAGVTVTPASAEQNVTAVLTKVAEGEADAGLVYATDALGNADVESIVPDGAADVVNRYPIVALTDAPDADAAAAFVAFVAGDEGRAILARLGFGPA, from the coding sequence ATGCGCCGCCGAGCCGCCCTCGCCGCCCTCCTCGCCACGACTGCCTTCCTCGCCGCGGGCTGCGCGGGCAGCACCGCCCCGGCCGCATCGACGGCCGCGAGCGACGAGCTCACCGGATCGCTCACGATCTCGGCCGCCGCCTCGCTCGGCACCGCGTTCGACGAGATCGCCGCGGCCTTCGAAGCGCAGCATCCGGGAGTCGATGTGCGCCCGATCTCATACGACGGATCGTCGACGCTCGCCAACCAGATCATCGAGGGCGCGCCGGTCGACGTGTTCGCCTCGGCGGACGAGAAGAACATGGCGAAGGTCGTCGACGCGGGTCTCGCCGCAGACCCCACGCTCTTCGCCTCCAACACGCTCGTCATCGTGGTGCCCGCCGGCAACCCGGCCGGCATCTCGTCGCTGGCCGATCTCGCGGCACCGGGTGCGACCGTCGTGCTCTGTGCGCCCGAGGTGCCGTGCGGCGCGGCCTCCCAGACCCTGCTCGCGAACGCGGGGGTCACGGTGACGCCCGCCAGCGCCGAGCAGAATGTGACGGCGGTGCTGACGAAGGTCGCCGAGGGCGAGGCCGACGCGGGGCTCGTCTACGCGACCGACGCGCTCGGCAACGCCGACGTCGAATCGATCGTTCCGGACGGCGCCGCCGACGTCGTCAACCGCTACCCGATCGTGGCTCTCACGGACGCACCGGATGCCGACGCCGCCGCCGCCTTCGTCGCGTTCGTCGCGGGAGACGAAGGCCGCGCGATCCTCGCCCGCCTCGGCTTCGGACCGGCGTGA
- a CDS encoding TOBE domain-containing protein — protein MHSYKVAQAARLLGVSDDTVRRWIDQGLLPVTDATPAEIPGAALAERAVALAASASLPGDVLSSARNRFTGLVTRVQIDGVMAQVDIQAGPHRVVSLMSAESARELALEPGSLAVAVVKATTVIVETPKD, from the coding sequence ATGCACAGCTACAAGGTCGCCCAGGCCGCCCGGTTGCTCGGGGTGAGCGACGACACGGTGCGCCGGTGGATCGATCAGGGGCTGCTCCCCGTGACCGACGCGACCCCGGCGGAGATTCCGGGCGCCGCCCTGGCCGAGCGGGCCGTCGCGCTCGCGGCATCCGCATCCCTCCCCGGCGATGTGCTCTCGAGCGCCCGCAACCGGTTCACCGGCCTCGTGACGCGCGTGCAGATCGACGGGGTGATGGCCCAGGTCGATATCCAGGCGGGCCCGCACCGGGTGGTGTCGCTCATGTCGGCCGAGTCGGCACGCGAACTCGCGCTCGAGCCCGGGTCGCTCGCGGTCGCCGTCGTCAAAGCCACCACCGTCATCGTCGAAACCCCGAAGGACTGA
- a CDS encoding ThiF family adenylyltransferase, with translation MPFPPLVEPTDTLSDAERVRTARHAALAGFGELSQRRLAASRVAVIGAGGLGSPVVLALAAAGVGELVVIDDDVVDQSNLHRQILHRHADLGAPKVDSAVRAAADLSPTTTVRAVRRRLTADNAAELLAGAHLVIDGSDTFETRGAVAAATEASGIPLVWGTLQEFDAQVTVFWSSPPPGHDAVVLHDLYPPESVGEVPTCAQVGVLGALCVQVGGLLAIEAIKLLTGIGEPLLGRVLLIDSLRARQREIPLRSSRTPAPATDAAFPSGKTGLMGETGLSGEADSASPARVPDAPVPVHVSPTLLDDSRAAGATVLDVREPRETATGTIEGARLVPLGEVLADPSALGTGPFVVVCQAGVRAERAAVALLRAGASASVLSGGMDAWQGTGHRATA, from the coding sequence ATGCCGTTCCCGCCGCTGGTCGAGCCCACCGATACTCTGAGCGACGCCGAGCGGGTGCGCACCGCCCGGCACGCGGCGCTGGCCGGCTTCGGCGAACTCTCGCAGCGACGGCTCGCCGCATCCCGCGTCGCCGTGATCGGCGCGGGCGGCCTCGGCTCTCCCGTCGTGCTCGCCCTCGCTGCGGCCGGCGTCGGCGAACTCGTCGTGATCGACGACGACGTGGTCGATCAATCGAACCTGCACCGGCAGATCCTGCATCGGCACGCCGATCTCGGCGCCCCCAAGGTCGACAGCGCGGTGCGCGCCGCGGCCGACCTCTCCCCCACCACGACCGTCCGCGCGGTACGACGGCGGCTCACCGCCGACAACGCGGCGGAGCTGCTCGCCGGCGCACACCTCGTCATCGACGGTTCCGACACCTTCGAGACCCGCGGGGCGGTCGCCGCGGCGACCGAGGCATCCGGCATCCCGCTCGTCTGGGGCACCCTGCAGGAGTTCGACGCGCAGGTGACGGTCTTCTGGTCGAGCCCACCGCCCGGACACGACGCCGTCGTGCTGCACGATCTCTATCCCCCCGAAAGCGTCGGCGAGGTTCCGACGTGCGCGCAGGTCGGAGTGCTGGGCGCACTCTGCGTGCAGGTGGGCGGCCTGCTGGCGATCGAGGCCATCAAGCTCCTCACGGGCATCGGCGAACCGCTACTCGGACGCGTGCTGCTGATCGACTCGCTCCGGGCCCGGCAGCGCGAGATCCCGCTGCGGTCATCGCGCACCCCCGCCCCAGCGACGGACGCCGCCTTTCCGAGCGGCAAGACGGGCCTGATGGGCGAGACGGGCCTGAGCGGCGAGGCGGATTCGGCATCACCCGCCCGCGTGCCGGATGCGCCGGTGCCGGTGCACGTTTCCCCGACCCTCCTCGATGACAGCCGGGCCGCCGGCGCCACGGTGCTCGATGTGCGCGAGCCGCGCGAGACGGCGACGGGCACGATCGAGGGCGCGCGCCTGGTTCCCCTCGGCGAGGTGCTCGCCGACCCGTCGGCGCTCGGCACCGGCCCCTTCGTGGTCGTCTGCCAGGCGGGCGTGCGGGCGGAGCGAGCCGCGGTGGCGCTCCTTCGGGCCGGGGCATCCGCATCCGTCCTCTCCGGCGGAATGGATGCCTGGCAGGGCACCGGACACCGGGCGACCGCATGA
- a CDS encoding molybdopterin molybdotransferase MoeA, with protein MSDELRTVEEQVARVLAEVAPTAAESVPLAQAQGRTLQSEVRAAVDIPVFDNSAMDGFAVRYADVAAADPQHPVTLRVVADLPAGTALDPVLQAGEAARIMTGSPVPTSADTIVPFEDTVGGLADSLTDVIVRHAPQATGVHLRRRAADASVGDVIVAAGTALGPLQLSAAAASGVAVVSVHARPRVAVISTGSELVAAGEPLGRGQIPESNGLLLAALATDAGAEIAWRTSVDDTDAAFLEALRRAAEARADIVITSGGVSAGAFEVVKNVLQGSDVAFSKVAMQPGKPQAFGRLPTGALLFGLPGNPVSSAVSFEVFVRPALLRMQGRSEIYRPILRLPAASGWRTPPSRRQYLPAAIDRSDPARWTVRPATGGGSGSHLAGGLARAEAYAIVAAEIDAVAEGDLVDVMLMA; from the coding sequence ATGAGCGACGAGCTGCGTACCGTCGAAGAACAGGTGGCGCGCGTCCTCGCGGAGGTCGCCCCGACCGCCGCCGAGTCGGTGCCGCTCGCGCAGGCGCAGGGTCGCACGCTGCAGAGCGAGGTGCGCGCGGCCGTCGATATTCCGGTGTTCGACAACTCCGCGATGGACGGCTTCGCGGTGCGCTACGCCGATGTCGCGGCGGCAGACCCGCAGCATCCGGTGACCCTGCGCGTCGTCGCCGACCTGCCCGCGGGCACCGCGCTCGACCCCGTCCTGCAGGCGGGCGAGGCCGCGCGGATCATGACGGGCTCTCCGGTACCGACGTCGGCCGACACGATCGTGCCGTTCGAAGACACCGTCGGCGGGCTCGCTGATTCGCTCACCGATGTCATCGTGCGGCACGCCCCGCAGGCGACCGGGGTGCACCTTCGTCGGCGGGCGGCGGATGCGTCGGTCGGCGATGTCATCGTCGCCGCCGGAACCGCGCTCGGCCCGTTGCAGCTCTCTGCCGCCGCCGCGTCGGGCGTTGCCGTCGTCTCGGTGCACGCGAGGCCCCGTGTGGCCGTCATCTCCACCGGGAGCGAGCTCGTCGCCGCCGGCGAACCGCTGGGTCGGGGCCAGATCCCCGAGTCGAACGGCCTTCTGCTCGCGGCGCTCGCGACCGATGCCGGCGCGGAGATCGCCTGGCGCACGAGCGTCGACGACACCGACGCGGCGTTCCTCGAGGCGCTGCGGCGTGCCGCCGAGGCCCGCGCCGACATCGTGATCACGAGCGGCGGGGTGAGCGCGGGAGCCTTCGAGGTCGTCAAGAACGTGCTGCAGGGCAGCGATGTCGCCTTCTCCAAGGTCGCCATGCAACCCGGAAAGCCCCAGGCGTTCGGCCGCCTCCCGACCGGCGCGCTGCTCTTCGGGCTGCCCGGAAATCCGGTCAGCTCCGCGGTCTCGTTCGAGGTCTTCGTGCGCCCGGCGCTCCTTCGCATGCAGGGGCGCTCGGAGATTTACCGACCGATCCTGCGGTTGCCCGCCGCATCCGGATGGCGCACGCCGCCGTCCCGCCGGCAGTACCTGCCCGCGGCGATCGACCGATCCGACCCGGCACGGTGGACCGTGCGGCCGGCGACCGGCGGGGGGTCGGGTTCGCACCTGGCCGGCGGTTTGGCCCGCGCCGAGGCGTATGCCATCGTCGCTGCCGAGATCGACGCCGTGGCCGAGGGCGATCTCGTCGATGTCATGCTGATGGCATGA
- the moaC gene encoding cyclic pyranopterin monophosphate synthase MoaC has translation MSFTHLDAAGHARMVDVTAKQPTVRAATARGFVHCGPGVVAALRDGSVPKGDVLAVARIAGIQAAKHTPDLLPLAHVIGVHGATVDLVIVDAGIEIEATVRTADRTGVEMEAMTAVSVAALTVVDMVKALDKGTSIDNVRIVRKEGGKSGTWTRPGEE, from the coding sequence ATGAGTTTCACGCACCTGGATGCGGCCGGCCACGCGCGCATGGTCGATGTCACCGCGAAGCAGCCCACGGTTCGCGCGGCGACCGCGCGCGGGTTCGTCCACTGTGGACCGGGCGTCGTCGCGGCGCTCCGCGACGGCAGCGTTCCGAAGGGCGACGTGCTCGCCGTGGCGCGCATCGCCGGCATCCAGGCCGCCAAGCACACCCCGGATCTCCTCCCGCTCGCGCACGTCATCGGCGTGCACGGCGCCACCGTCGACCTGGTCATCGTCGATGCGGGGATCGAGATCGAAGCGACTGTCCGGACCGCTGACCGCACCGGAGTCGAGATGGAGGCGATGACCGCCGTGTCCGTCGCGGCGCTGACCGTCGTCGACATGGTCAAGGCGCTCGACAAGGGCACCTCGATCGACAACGTCCGCATCGTGCGCAAAGAGGGCGGCAAGTCCGGCACCTGGACCCGCCCCGGCGAGGAATGA
- the mobA gene encoding molybdenum cofactor guanylyltransferase, whose protein sequence is MSATLGAIVLAGGRATRLDGVDKPALEVGGISLLERAVAAAQAAGAASVVIVGPPGAELPHTVRVQEQPAFAGPAAAIVAGLGALETAAGRAADAAIDPAWFAAVDAANDPEWMLVLAADLARPDAAVARLVADLALLPADTDGVCLADGSSRPQWLTGAYRTASLRRAAKALPDAGRDAPVRALLDDLSIAVFRVPDDIVHDVDTWQDLEQARRLYDDTANAQAVGGPSRLEEETP, encoded by the coding sequence ATGAGCGCGACTCTCGGCGCGATCGTGCTGGCCGGGGGCCGGGCGACGCGTCTGGACGGCGTCGACAAGCCGGCGCTCGAGGTCGGCGGCATCTCGCTGCTGGAACGCGCCGTGGCCGCGGCGCAGGCGGCGGGCGCAGCATCCGTCGTCATCGTCGGACCGCCCGGCGCAGAACTGCCGCACACGGTGCGCGTGCAGGAGCAGCCGGCGTTCGCCGGGCCGGCCGCCGCGATCGTCGCGGGGCTCGGCGCGCTGGAGACCGCGGCAGGGCGGGCGGCGGACGCTGCGATCGATCCGGCGTGGTTCGCTGCGGTCGATGCGGCAAACGATCCGGAGTGGATGCTCGTGCTGGCGGCCGATCTGGCGCGACCGGATGCGGCGGTCGCCCGACTCGTCGCCGACCTGGCTCTTCTGCCGGCCGATACCGACGGCGTGTGCCTCGCCGACGGCTCGTCGCGCCCGCAGTGGCTGACGGGGGCGTATCGCACCGCATCCCTCCGACGCGCCGCGAAGGCGCTACCGGATGCGGGCCGCGATGCTCCCGTGCGGGCACTGCTGGACGACCTGTCGATCGCCGTCTTCCGCGTCCCCGACGACATCGTCCACGACGTCGACACGTGGCAGGATCTGGAGCAGGCGCGGCGGCTCTACGACGACACCGCGAACGCACAGGCGGTGGGCGGCCCGAGCCGCCTCGAGGAGGAGACCCCATGA
- a CDS encoding DUF6457 domain-containing protein produces the protein MTEHLPPEALDDWADAIRERLGLGADDLPISLILDLAGDVARGVARPAAPLSAFAAGLAAGRAGGSPDQVREAAAAISALAAEWPR, from the coding sequence ATGACTGAGCATCTGCCCCCCGAGGCGCTGGACGACTGGGCCGACGCCATCCGCGAGCGCCTGGGCCTCGGCGCTGACGACCTTCCGATCTCGCTCATCCTGGATCTCGCCGGCGACGTGGCCCGAGGGGTGGCTCGCCCCGCCGCACCGCTCAGCGCGTTCGCCGCCGGGCTCGCCGCCGGCCGCGCCGGAGGATCCCCCGACCAGGTGCGCGAGGCGGCCGCGGCCATCTCGGCTCTCGCCGCCGAGTGGCCCCGCTGA
- a CDS encoding MoaD/ThiS family protein: MARIRYFAAAEELAGRAEETRTEQTLGELRRALTAERPGLGGILPRCAVLVAGARTDDDTPLDTDTVVDVLPPFAGG; this comes from the coding sequence ATGGCCCGCATCCGCTACTTCGCCGCCGCCGAAGAGCTCGCCGGTCGCGCCGAGGAGACCCGCACCGAGCAGACCCTCGGTGAGCTCCGCCGGGCACTCACAGCGGAGCGGCCCGGACTCGGCGGCATCCTTCCCCGCTGCGCCGTGCTCGTCGCGGGTGCGCGGACCGACGACGACACCCCGCTCGACACTGACACCGTCGTCGACGTTCTGCCCCCCTTCGCCGGCGGCTGA
- a CDS encoding molybdenum cofactor biosynthesis protein MoaE, giving the protein MPVVHAAISTDALDIDAHLRAVDDAASGAMTTFVGRVRDNDPDAATAVVALEYSSHPDAEQILRGIAERAIGDTGALVAVSHRIGRLAVGDAAVVIAVASGHRDVAFTVCREVIEQIKHELPVWKRQVESDGTTAWKGLGG; this is encoded by the coding sequence ATGCCTGTCGTGCACGCGGCCATCTCGACCGATGCCCTCGACATCGATGCCCATCTCCGCGCGGTCGACGACGCCGCATCCGGTGCTATGACGACGTTCGTGGGTCGGGTTCGCGACAACGATCCGGATGCCGCCACCGCCGTGGTCGCGCTCGAATACTCCTCGCACCCGGATGCGGAGCAGATCCTCCGCGGCATCGCGGAGCGGGCGATCGGCGACACCGGCGCGCTCGTCGCCGTGAGTCACCGCATCGGGCGCCTCGCCGTCGGCGATGCCGCTGTGGTGATCGCCGTCGCATCCGGGCACCGGGACGTCGCCTTCACCGTGTGCCGCGAGGTCATCGAGCAGATCAAGCACGAGCTGCCGGTGTGGAAGCGTCAGGTCGAGTCCGACGGCACCACCGCCTGGAAGGGCCTCGGCGGCTGA
- a CDS encoding MogA/MoaB family molybdenum cofactor biosynthesis protein: MRRATVITVSDRSAAGLREDASGPVGVDLLREAGWDCPDAVVIPDGADSVERALRAAVASGVELVVTTGGTGVSPRDETPEGTARVIERELPGLAEELRRRGAAEKPAGMLTRGVAGVVGQTLIVNLPGKPAAVSSGIPIVLSVAGHVGDQLAGGDH; encoded by the coding sequence ATGCGGCGTGCCACAGTGATCACGGTGTCGGACCGGTCGGCCGCGGGGCTCCGCGAAGACGCGTCCGGGCCGGTGGGAGTCGACCTTCTCCGCGAAGCGGGATGGGACTGCCCGGATGCGGTCGTCATTCCCGATGGCGCCGATTCCGTCGAGCGCGCGCTGCGCGCCGCGGTCGCATCCGGTGTCGAGCTCGTCGTGACGACGGGCGGAACAGGCGTGTCACCGAGAGACGAGACCCCCGAGGGCACCGCGCGCGTCATCGAGCGGGAACTTCCCGGCCTGGCCGAGGAACTCCGGCGCCGGGGAGCGGCGGAGAAACCGGCCGGCATGCTCACCCGCGGCGTCGCGGGCGTCGTCGGGCAGACCCTGATCGTCAATCTGCCCGGAAAGCCCGCTGCCGTGTCGTCCGGCATCCCGATCGTGTTGTCCGTTGCCGGGCATGTCGGCGACCAACTCGCCGGAGGAGACCACTGA
- a CDS encoding SDR family oxidoreductase, whose translation MMELTTPTGREPALRAVPRADGTAPRALVLGATGYIGGRLTPRLLAAGYRVRVLARDAGRVAAFPWGAEVEVVEGSATDDASVARATEDVDVLFYLVHGMGGGKGFEETDLVAARTVVAAADAASVGRIVYLGALHPDHVPLSPHLRSRVEVGDVFLAGPVPTLVLQAGIVIGSGSASFEMIRHLTEVLPYMPAPKWVRNRVQPIAVRDVMHYLLGAARLDPSVHRAVDIGGPDAPRYGQMMNGYAVEAGLPQRPIAPLPVLTPGLASHWVNVVTPVPRSIARPLIASLQNECVMKDHDIDTLIPRPEGGLTSYRRSVQLAIGRVDADAVETSWQDAEVSGLPSDPLPSDPEWAGRTVFVDQRTVTSTATPAALWRVIIGIGGENGWYSTPGLWALRGFMDRIVGGVGLRRGRRSRTSAVVGDAIDFWRVEAIEPGRMLRLRAEMKVPGLAWLELRVVPDGDGTRYEQRAVFFPRGLAGRAYWLLVLPFHALIFPGMAARITATAQESVAD comes from the coding sequence ATGATGGAACTGACGACCCCCACCGGGCGCGAGCCGGCGCTTCGCGCGGTGCCCCGCGCGGATGGAACAGCCCCGCGGGCCCTCGTCCTCGGGGCGACCGGCTACATCGGCGGCCGGCTCACGCCGCGCCTGCTCGCGGCCGGGTACCGCGTGCGCGTGCTGGCGCGCGACGCCGGGCGGGTCGCCGCATTCCCCTGGGGTGCGGAGGTCGAGGTCGTCGAGGGATCGGCGACCGACGACGCGTCGGTGGCGCGCGCGACCGAAGACGTGGACGTCCTGTTCTACCTCGTGCACGGGATGGGCGGCGGCAAGGGCTTCGAGGAGACCGATCTGGTCGCCGCGCGGACGGTCGTCGCGGCAGCGGATGCCGCATCCGTCGGCCGGATCGTGTACCTCGGGGCGCTGCATCCGGACCACGTGCCGCTCTCGCCGCACCTGCGATCGCGGGTCGAGGTCGGCGACGTCTTCCTCGCCGGCCCGGTTCCGACGCTCGTGCTGCAGGCCGGAATCGTGATCGGGTCGGGGTCGGCGTCGTTCGAGATGATCCGGCACCTGACCGAAGTGCTGCCGTACATGCCGGCGCCGAAGTGGGTGCGCAACCGGGTGCAGCCGATCGCCGTGCGCGACGTCATGCACTACCTCCTCGGCGCGGCCAGGCTCGACCCGTCGGTGCACCGCGCGGTCGACATCGGCGGTCCGGATGCGCCGCGGTACGGCCAGATGATGAACGGCTACGCGGTCGAGGCGGGGCTGCCGCAGCGGCCGATCGCTCCTCTGCCGGTGCTTACTCCCGGCCTCGCGTCGCACTGGGTGAACGTCGTCACGCCGGTGCCGCGCTCCATCGCCCGCCCGCTCATCGCGTCGCTTCAGAACGAATGCGTGATGAAGGATCACGACATCGACACGCTGATTCCGCGGCCCGAGGGCGGGCTCACGTCGTACCGACGGTCGGTGCAGCTCGCGATCGGCCGCGTCGACGCGGATGCCGTCGAGACCAGTTGGCAGGATGCGGAGGTGTCGGGCCTGCCGAGCGATCCGCTTCCGAGCGACCCGGAGTGGGCTGGCCGCACGGTGTTCGTCGATCAGCGGACGGTGACCTCGACCGCGACTCCCGCGGCCCTGTGGCGCGTGATCATCGGGATCGGCGGCGAGAACGGCTGGTACTCGACCCCGGGACTGTGGGCTCTCCGCGGATTCATGGACCGGATCGTCGGGGGAGTGGGGCTCCGCCGTGGACGCCGCAGCCGCACCTCGGCGGTCGTCGGCGACGCGATCGACTTCTGGCGCGTCGAAGCGATCGAGCCGGGACGCATGCTGCGCCTTCGCGCCGAGATGAAAGTGCCGGGTCTGGCCTGGCTGGAACTGCGCGTCGTCCCCGACGGGGACGGTACGCGGTACGAGCAGCGGGCCGTTTTCTTCCCCCGAGGATTGGCGGGCCGGGCGTACTGGCTGCTCGTTCTCCCGTTCCACGCGCTGATCTTTCCGGGCATGGCCGCGCGCATCACCGCGACTGCGCAGGAGAGCGTCGCCGACTGA